One part of the Vitis riparia cultivar Riparia Gloire de Montpellier isolate 1030 chromosome 15, EGFV_Vit.rip_1.0, whole genome shotgun sequence genome encodes these proteins:
- the LOC117932456 gene encoding uncharacterized protein LOC117932456: MSADILQFLKNKFMDELEEAEEEHPPPHDIPHHSYFLEIRKLLETKSITPSTGMKDCLYDLSIALTDCVLFLEKRKMKINKDSSQGQGKEQELWFLCKTKRKLIHIKKELRVATHHPVVLEQTSLSAVTDVATTSSSSGSLSSSYSSYYFRDQVENIANLVLGRRELDEEGFSKEIGIVGIGGCGKTLVARMVFDQSRMARRIWINLPAIQNGEIDFKKILKAMLKQCDGGQRDFGDGSVEVEKLLDALCKALGSKSYLLVFDGIWDVNLDWYFRLKERLEWRNKSNQSRIIMITTRLDGVAKRMVGPNNLYRMQPISNEVIWDLMTMLLPREHPTVVKLKDEMIYHSHGLPLAARTFHTIMQNQTYGGDFKHMEKLLRERKLVYYVMINPKDDANQGNHLLRSICSMLGTEWVSDISEVVQLPLRDVHEAFQLVTEISYSDLLDKLRIVVFGGDATTNRVLQALCDMELHPTPSIGVMPLGTQVNISISLGWGNQISDTDSKPIFYLTKLRDAEEILIDSWNFVMRTSIPDCLEIPKTLRVQHVSEDDLLLMEGDKELCGRFWNYLIIGLDAQECFGDSHFKAWPRNITLPIIVKIKDQQHQWKKLKLPRSIRSIVCLNMPSFLGGLDPWGKANFRRKKKRNFTSSFVDDGLLEIIGFRDSWHAEKFLPLNCHGTRLAQVHQIRFELCKGIAEHIYMSFDGTKWKQHTPIDDDNYMIEISYSSKTRMLATSTSKCKHKARSPTSIEYSQ, encoded by the exons ATGTCAGCAGATATTCTTCAGTTTTTGAAGAACAAATTCATGGATGAATTGGAAGAAGCAGAGGAGGAACACCCTCCACCTCATGACATCCCCCATCATTCTTATTTTCTAGAAATTCGAAAGCTTCTGGAAACTAAAAGCATCACGCCGTCGACAGGAATGAAGGATTGTCTTTACGACCTCAGCATTGCATTGACCGACTGCGTTCTCTTCCTGGAAAAGCgcaaaatgaaaatcaacaaGGATTCCTCACAAGGGCAAGGGAAAGAGCAA GAGCTATGGTTTCTGTGCAAAACAAAAAGGAAGCTGATTCACATCAAGAAAGAGTTGCGTGTTGCTACACACCACCCAGTAGTACTAGAGCAGACTTCCCTTTCTGCCGTCACGGATGTAGCcacaacttcttcttcttctggctCTTTATCATCTTCTTATTCTTCCTATTACTTTAGAGACCAAGTCGAAAATATAGCAAATTTGGTTCTGGGTAGGAGAGAATTGGATGAAGAAGGATTTAGTAAGGAAATTGGAATTGTGGGGATTGGGGGTTGCGGTAAGACCCTTGTGGCCCGAATGGTTTTCGACCAAAGTCGTATGGCCCGAAGAATTTGGATCAACTTACCAGCGATACAGAATGGAGAAATAGATTTTAAGAAGATTCTCAAGGCTATGCTGAAGCAGTGTGATGGTGGGCAAAGAGATTTTGGGGATGGTAGTGTGGAGGTGGAGAAGCTATTGGACGCCCTCTGCAAAGCATTGGGGAGTAAGAGTTATTTATTAGTGTTTGATGGAATTTGGGATGTCAACCTGGACTGGTACTTCAGGTTAAAGGAGAGACTCGAGTGGCGTAACAAATCAAatcagagtagaatcatcatgATTACAACCAGACTCGATGGTGTGGCTAAGAGGATGGTTGGGCCCAATAATTTATATCGTATGCAGCCCATTTCCAATGAGGTTATTTGGGACCTCATGACGATGCTGCTTCCTCGGGAGCATCCCACTGTGGTGAAACTGAAGGATGAAATGATATACCATTCTCATGGTCTCCCGTTAGCTGCAAGAACGTTCCACACTATTATGCAGAACCAAACCTATGGAGGGGA TTTCAAGCACATGGAGAAGTTACTACGAGAAAGGAAACTAGTATATTATGTAATGATCAACCCCAAAGACGATGCCAATCAGGGGAACCATTTGCTCCGATCTATTTGTAGCATGTTGGGCACAGAATGG GTTTCTGACATTTCAGAGGTTGTTCAATTGCCATTACGTGACGTTCATGAGGCTTTCCAATTGGTAACGGAGATAAGCTATTCTGACCTTCTAGACAAACTGAGGATAGTT GTTTTTGGAGGCGATGCTACAACAAATCGGGTTTTACAAGCACTCTGTGATATGGAACTCCATCCGACACCATCAATTGGTGTGATGCCTTTGGGAACACAAGTTAACATTTCAATTTCTCTTGGATGG GGAAATCAAATTTCTGATACAGATTCTAAGCCTATATTTTACTTGACTAAATTAAGGGATGCTGAAGAGATATTGATAGACAG TTGGAATTTTGTAATGAGGACATCAATTCCAGATTGTCTTGAGATACCAAAGACTCTTCGTGTTCAACATGTTTCTGAAGACGACTTATTGCTCATG GAAGGTGACAAAGAGCTTTGTGGGAGATTTTGGAACTATCTTATAATAG GATTGGATGCTCAAGAATGTTTTGGCGATTCTCACTTTAAAGCATGGCCAAG GAACATTACTTTGCCTATAATTGTTAAAATCAAGGATCAACAACATCAATGGAAGAAGTTAAAGTTACCTCGAAG cATAAGATCAATTGTTTGTCTTAACATGCCTAGTTTCCTTGGTGGACTAGACCCTTGGGGCAAAGCAaattttaggagaaaaaaaaag AGAAACTTTACATCATCTTTTGTGGATGATGGACTTCTTGAGATTATAGGATTTAGAGATTCATGGCATGCGGAAAAGTTTCTTCCTTTGAATTGCCATGGGACTCGTCTTGCACAG GTGCACCAAATTCGCTTTGAGCTTTGCAAAGGGATAGCTGAGCATATTTACATGAGTTTTGATGGGACGAAATGGAAACAACATACCCCTATTGATGATGACAACTACATGATCGAAATCTCTTATTCATCTAAAACTAGAATGCTTGCAACTTCAACTTCAAAATGCAAACACAAAGCTAGAAGTCCTACATCTATTGAATATTCTCAATAG